The Neodiprion fabricii isolate iyNeoFabr1 chromosome 4, iyNeoFabr1.1, whole genome shotgun sequence genome window below encodes:
- the LOC124179611 gene encoding serpin B12-like, which produces MILATSLVAVALATTISAESIVFDKPKFPAVDPYELPSVFQTRVADLQKYPLAVEAVLSVALKLQAIEDRSGKQKNFLVSPLAVAGALGQLMLGARGDMKNQLAILLTLHDNTQNSITNTSEAAVEQRIANSSATSVEQRVGNPEDPSLVKGSGNVVSRFRNTVSAQDAWSYEPHRIKMHQFATKTRDGSPGLELHRQLGSLINELSTPLPPPGVVHSLANRSYLHTSSAFFVDKNMNLNDVFVRAVVDFYQSRVMPLDFRNNSVEAQNEVNRWGSMQTGGLIDRFLAFPPPPDTAVIQAVTVHFRGAWQTPFIPGGTIGGLFKTSENTTVSVNMMRGTLEEATYAEDNNLGLRMLVMPYSNYECAMYVILPTETNPLKYNVGHLVTQLTSKNLVDLAAMGKKRTVNVMFPKLSLTGSLNLASALEEHAAFLNKEKAEAEAANGAKETVEPVVSNLNLTSPTPNQITTSEVNVKSRINKNASVNQKPDDVQRVIPLNASQPASSSESTPVLEGGKSTEEIRITSRIGEALSDPSESKEPLPKAPLILAGAAKDSKFRISDIIQQIALEVNEAGTEAAAIVGTTINYSGGVKNFKVNRPFLFFIRHEETHAILFWGTIVDPTA; this is translated from the exons ATGATACTGGCCACGTCTTTGGTGGCTGTTGCCCTTGCAACTACGATATCAGCGGAAAGTATCGTCTTTGACAAGCCAAAATTCCCTGCCGTCGATCCGTATGAGTTACCAAgtgtttttcaaactcgagTCGCTGACCTTCAGAAATACCCGCTAG CTGTCGAAGCCGTCTTGAGCGTGGCACTTAAGCTTCAAGCGATTGAAGACCGTAGcgggaaacaaaaaaattttctcgtgtCTCCATTAGCTGTGGCTGGGGCATTAGGCCAGCTGATGCTTGGAGCGAGAGGTGATATGAAAAATCAACTTGCAATCCTTCTCACTCTTCACGATAATACCCAGAATAG CATTACGAATACGTCTGAGGCTGCTGTTGAACAACGAATTGCTAACAGTTCCGCTACATCGGTTGAACAACGTGTGGGAAATCCTGAGGATCCAAGTTTAGTTAAAGGAAGTGGCAATGTGGTT TCTCGATTCAGAAATACAGTCAGCGCCCAGGACGCCTGGTCTTACGAACCTCACCGGATAAAAATGCACCAATTTGCTACCAAGACTCGGGATGGTTCACCTGGTCTGGAATTGCATCGTCAACTGGGCAGCTTAATTAATGAGCTTTCAACCCCTCTTCCTCCACCTGGGGTTGTCCATTCGTTGGCCAACCGGTCCTACTTGCATACTAGCAGTGCATTTTTTGTCGACAAAAACATGAATCTGAACGATGTCTTCGTTCGTGCCGTTGTGGATTTCTACCAATCGAGAGTTATGCCACTTGATTTCAG GAATAATTCTGTCGAAGCTCAGAACGAAGTGAACCGATGGGGTTCAATGCAAACCGGAGGTCTGATTGATCGCTTTCTAGCGTTTCCGCCCCCACCGGACACAGCGGTAATTCAAGCTGTAACCGTCCACTTCCGCGGTGCCTGGCAAACGCCTTTCATACCCGGCGGAACGATTGGTGGACTCTTCAAG ACGTCAGAGAACACCACAGTCTCTGTGAACATGATGAGAGGTACACTCGAGGAGGCGACTTACGCCGAAGACAATAATCTGGGTCTTCGCATGCTGGTGATGCCTTACTCTAATTACGAGTGCGCCATGTACGTGATCCTTCCAACAGAGACGAACCCCTTGAAGTACAACGTCGGTCATCTGGTCACTCAACTGACGAGCAAAAACTTGGTAGATCTTGCTGCGATG GGGAAAAAACGGACCGTGAACGTCATGTTTCCCAAGCTCTCGTTGACTGGATCACTGAACTTGGCATCAGCCTTGGAGGAGCATGCCGCATTTCTGAACAAAGAGAAGGCTGAAGCTGAAGCGGCAAACGGGGCGAAAGAAACCGTTGAGCCCGTTGTTTCGAACTTAAACCTAACGTCACCCACTCCAAATCAAATCACAACTTCAGAGGTGAACGTTAAATCTCGAATCAACAAGAACGCATCAGTGAATCAGAAGCCCGATGATGTGCAGCGAGTCATACCTTTGAACGCATCGCAGCCTGCGTCAAGTTCAGAGTCCACTCCAGTTCTCGAGGGCGGCAAGAGCACTGAGGAAATTCGGATAACGTCGAGAATTGGAGAAGCTCTCTCGGATCCCAGCGAGTCCAAGGAACCCTTGCCCAAGGCCCCGTTGATCCTCGCCGGGGCGGCGAAAGACTCCAAGTTCCGGATATCGGACATTATTCAACAGATAGCACTTGAGGTCAACGAGGCGGGAACAGAGGCAGCCGCCATTGTTGGAACGACGATAAACTACAGCGGtggcgtgaaaaatttcaaagtgaaCAGACCCTTCCTGTTCTTCATCCGCCACGAAGAAACCCACGCGATTCTTTTCTGGGGAACCATCGTCGATCCTACCGCGTGA